GTTTGGGAACAAAAGCGCATTCCCGACACAGACTTCATGACTGATGTGATAAGGGATGATGGATCCATTGAGACAGTTGAAGTAAATGTCTCGCAACCTCCAGAAGCCTACACTTTGTTGAATGCTGGTGTGAGTTACGCTTTCGCGAAAGCGAGACTATCACTATCAGTTCAAAATCTCTTAAACACAAACTACAGAAATTATCTCAATCAGTTGCGCTACTACGCTGAAGATGTGGGGCGCAACGTACAATTACAATTTATCTATAAAATTTAAATCTCAAGTAAAGCAATGGAAACAATAAATCAAAATATCAATTTTAAAACAATCATAAATTTTAAAATTATGAAAACAACAATTAAAGCCTTAAGTCTAGCCGCGATGGCACTCATTGTAACGACATCATGTGACGATGATGATCCAGTAGAAATTAACGAAGAGGAAGCTATTACTACGATAACTTGGACACTCACAAATACAGATGGTTCAAATGATGTGGTTACATTTTCAAGTATCTCTGCAAATGAAGACGGTTCTAACCCGACGTTAACAGTAAGCGGTCCTCTTAGTGCGGATACTACTTATGAAGGGGAAATTACATTTTTAAATGACTTTGAAAACGAAAATATCACGCTCGAAATCATGGAAGAAGATGAGGAGCACGAAATTTTTTACTCAACTTCAATTGCTGAACTTACTATATCGAAGGACGATTTAGATGATAATGGTAACCCGGTAGGTCTGGAAACAACTGTTACAACAGGTGCTGCTGGCACGGGTACTATGACTGTGACTTTGAGACATGAACCTATCAAGCCTAACGACGGTACGCTTTCTGGGGCTGGTGGTGAGACCGATGTTGAAGTAATCTTCACTGACGTAACTATTCAGTAAGTAGCTGTAAAATTATAGATTTATAGAATAACCAAAACGGGAGGCATTTTGCCTCCCGTTTTTTTATACCCCTGCTAAGTATTCATGAACAAACTTTATAGCCATCGCTCCCTCACCTACGGCGCTTGCAACACGATTCATTGCACCGCTGCGCACATCACCACTTGCGAAAATGCCTGGAGTACTGGTTTCAAGCAAGTAGGGCTCTCTTTTTAGCTTCCATATTTTCTTATACGACTTATCTAAGGTAACATCACGCCCAGTTTTCAAAAACTTTCGCTCATCCTTAAGAATATCATCTGTAATCCACTCGGTATGAGGTTTATTGCCTATGAAAATGAATAAGGCTTGAGCTTCCTTTTCAGTATTGGTATCACGATCATTTTTTTTCAAATAGATTTTTTGAAGTCGGTCATTCTCACCGGTCACAGCTACAATATTTGTCTCGCAAACCAAGTGGATGTTTTTGATTTGATCAATTTGATCAATGAGATAACTCGACATACTACTCGATAAATCTGGTTTGCGGATTACGATGTATACATTTTTTGCAAAGTTGCTGAGATATACCGCGCTTTGTCCAGCACTGTTGCCACCACCTACAATGTAAACTTCGCGGTTTTCACAGGCTCTAGCTTCTGTCATACTACTACCGTAATAAACGCCTGCACCTGTATAGTCCTCGATTCCATCAGCAGGGAGTTTTCTATAATCCACACCAGTTGTAATGATTACTGAACGGGTTCTGATGCACTCACCACTATCGAGTTCAAGTGATTTGTATCCGTCTTTTTCTGAAATATTAACTACTTCACGCGGATTCAGAAATTCAATACCAAATCTTTTGGCTTGAGTTATCGCTCGGTGGGTAAGTTCTTGTCCACTCAATCCGTTTGGGAAGCCTAAGTAATTTTCAATCCGTGAACTTGTACCTGCCTGACCACCAG
This genomic interval from Nonlabens spongiae contains the following:
- a CDS encoding type 1 periplasmic binding fold superfamily protein gives rise to the protein MKTTIKALSLAAMALIVTTSCDDDDPVEINEEEAITTITWTLTNTDGSNDVVTFSSISANEDGSNPTLTVSGPLSADTTYEGEITFLNDFENENITLEIMEEDEEHEIFYSTSIAELTISKDDLDDNGNPVGLETTVTTGAAGTGTMTVTLRHEPIKPNDGTLSGAGGETDVEVIFTDVTIQ
- a CDS encoding FAD-dependent oxidoreductase, coding for MKKPIIFAVDDDPQVLRAVTRDLRNNYRKDYRILSTENPEEAIEAAEELKKKNDTVALFLVDQRMPQMLGVEFLKRIKHLFPFSKKALLTAYSDTDAAIKAINEVNLDYYLTKPWNPPEEKLYPVLDGLLDAWQRDFQPEFDGIKVLGFQYAPSSHKIKDFLTGNLFPYKWLDAETSNEAQELMELHQINSSDMPVIAFPDGSCLKNPSINELAQRLGLNTSAKEEVYDVAIIGAGPSGLAAAVYGGSEGLKTLLIEKRAPGGQAGTSSRIENYLGFPNGLSGQELTHRAITQAKRFGIEFLNPREVVNISEKDGYKSLELDSGECIRTRSVIITTGVDYRKLPADGIEDYTGAGVYYGSSMTEARACENREVYIVGGGNSAGQSAVYLSNFAKNVYIVIRKPDLSSSMSSYLIDQIDQIKNIHLVCETNIVAVTGENDRLQKIYLKKNDRDTNTEKEAQALFIFIGNKPHTEWITDDILKDERKFLKTGRDVTLDKSYKKIWKLKREPYLLETSTPGIFASGDVRSGAMNRVASAVGEGAMAIKFVHEYLAGV